The Ktedonobacteraceae bacterium genome contains the following window.
GCAAGAGGCAGGTGGTAGCGCGCGCCCCACCAGCTCACAAATTGTTGTACGATGCCGGCATTTTCTCCCTGCTGGTTGGCATAGGTGGCAAAATAGCCCATCACCTGTCCATGACCCAGGATAAAATAGGGCAGGTAGCCGAGTACAATCGTGACACAACAGGTAATGAAGATGGGGGAATGGTAGCGCATGAGGCCGCGAATGATTTGCCAGAATATTTGCCGGGGATGATTCGGGGCCGGTTTATCGGCCTTTTGCCGCGTCGTTTCATCAAAGCCCCCGCGGATTACCGATAGGGATGGTGCGAGGGCGACGAGTAACAGAATGGGATAAATTTTGGTGAGCGTTGCCACGCCGATCAGGAAACCGGTCAGCAGCCGCCCGCGCAAGCTGGTATTGGTCGCGGCGAGTACAGCCAGAATGGTGAACGTCAGGGTAATCACATCAACATGCCCCTCGACGGCAAATTCGATGATCGGCAACGGGCACCAGGCATAGAGTAGCACGCGGCGCTGATCTAGCCCCTTGCGACCGAGCAAGATAACTAGCGCGATACAGGTGACCATATCAAACACAAGAAAAATGCCCTTGAGGAAGAATAAGTTCGGTCCCCTCAGCAGGTAACTCAGCAGGAAGATTGCTTGTGCGCCGGGTGGATAAATGGTGGGCGAGGTGCGAAAACGGCTGTTGGCGAAGAGTATGGAGTTGTGCAACGGCGCCAGGACTTTCGCAACGGGAGCATAGACATAGGGACTGTAGCCGTGCAGCGTTACCAGCGCATCCCACAGATAACGCCAGGAGTCATGAGATAGCCCCGGTGGTAAGCGCAGTAGCATAGCGCGAAATACAAGCGCAGCTACAAGGATAGTGCCGATTTCGACCCGGTGCCAGCGTCCCGTCACTGGCCTGGTTAGCAGCACGAAAATGCACGCTGCTAAATATGGAACATAGCTGAGTATTTCGACATGCAGAAATGGTAAGACATCATAATCATTGGACGGTGCCGCACCAATCAGCAAAATATAGATGATGACCGAGAGTAAAAATAACGCACAGAATACCAGCAGGCGCCACCAGGGATAAACAAGCATCACAGCCCTGGCCTTTATCTGTACGCCTCTCTGCTCGTACAATATTCGCATGAATCAACCTGAGCCTTTCCAGTCTTTCATACCTTCTGCACGAAGATGGACAGTACATATTTACAAAGCTGGACAGTGCTTCGCCGGGCGGTGAAATGTCCAGCTTTGTAAATATCCCTCCCTTTTCCCCGTGATAGGGAACATAGACATGGGCAAACAAGTATATCCTCTTGTTGGTCTTAGAGTTAGAAGGAGAAAAGAGCGTGTATGATGACCGATAAGATTGCTATTGTCATACCGGCGCTGAATGAAGAAGATGCCCTGCTCCAATTGCTGGCAGAGTTCCCCAGGGATTTCGCCTCGTGGGTGATCGTAGTGGACAATGGCAGCACAGACGCGACCGCCGCCGTAGCGCGAAGCGCGGGGGCGATTGTTGCCTGCGAACCGGTACGTGGCTATGGGAGAGCATGCTTGAAAGGCTTCAAGACGGCGTGCAGCCTGGGGGCTGAGATCGTTATTTTCATGGATGGGGATGGCAGCGACGACCCTGCTGATCTACCCAGGATGCTGGCACCGGTCAGTAATTTTCAGGCGGATTTTGTCATCGGCTCGCGCACCGGCAAATACTCTGAACGAGGCGCGGTGCCTCTCCAGGCTCGAATAGGCAACTGGCTGGTGAGCCGCATGATCCAGATATTGTACGGCGTGCGTCTTCACGATATCGGATCTTTTCGCGTATTGCGCTGCTCAATGCTCGCTGCTCTAGCTATGAGCGAGATGACCTTTGGCTGGCCTGTCGAAATGCTGGTCAAGGCTGCGCGTGCGCGTTATCGAATTGTAGAATTGCCCATTCACTACCGTCGCCGCAGTCATGGCCGCTCGAAAGTTGCCGGGACGATCACCGGCAGTATCAAGACGGGATATTTTATGCTAAGCACTACGCTGCGCTACGCAAGAATGAGAGATATCTATGCCTGATACCGCACTTGTAATCATGGCTCGTTATCCGCAGGTCAGTACAACAAAAACACGCTTAGCTCGCGCGATTGGTAATGAAGCAGCCATCCTGCTGTACAAGGCATTTCTTACCGACCTAGCTTATAAATTTGCGGGACACAATGCCGACCTCTACTGGGCATATACGCCATCCAGGGTAGATTACGCCGATTTTATGGCATCCCTGGCGCCATCGCTCGCGCAATACATGCATTATTTTGCCCAGCAGGGAGCCGATCTTGGTGAGCGCCTGTTAGATGCCTTTCAACACATGTACGAGTTGGGCTATAAACGCACCATCGTCATCGGTTCGGATTCGCCACATATTCAACAGGATATTCTTGCGGCAGCATGCCAGGAACTCAATGAAGCTGATGTTGTGCTGGGCCCGGCGGATGACGGCGGCTACTATTTGATTGCCATGTGCCAACCATATGATGTCTTTCGCGGCATCCTCATGAGTACGAGCAGGGTGGCGCGGATGACCATCGAGCTGGCACGGAGCCAGGGTCTGAAGGTCTCAACGCTGGAAACACTCTTTGATATTGATGAATTGCCAGACCTGGAGCGCCTGGAACAATTGCTGAGAGCCGATAGTTCGCCTGCTCCGGCAACCGCTGTCCTGTTATCAAAAGGTATTCACAAGGGATTAACGGGCGACCATAAGGATCTGACATGGGTAGGTTTTTGAGAAATAGGAGTTTGTATGACAACGACAACCGAAGTTAAGCTGCCGCGTTCGATCTATATTGAGCCGACCAGCCGCTGCAATGAGTTGTGCCAGCAATGCCCGCGTACATTGCTCTCGCGGGAAGATGATCGCGACCTGAGCTTCGACGATTTCCGCTCTATCGTCGATCAGTTCCCGGTTTTAGAGCGCGTTGTCTTGCACGGCCTTGGCGAACCGCTACTCAACAAAGATCTAGCGCGTATGATCAGTT
Protein-coding sequences here:
- a CDS encoding TIGR04282 family arsenosugar biosynthesis glycosyltransferase; amino-acid sequence: MPDTALVIMARYPQVSTTKTRLARAIGNEAAILLYKAFLTDLAYKFAGHNADLYWAYTPSRVDYADFMASLAPSLAQYMHYFAQQGADLGERLLDAFQHMYELGYKRTIVIGSDSPHIQQDILAAACQELNEADVVLGPADDGGYYLIAMCQPYDVFRGILMSTSRVARMTIELARSQGLKVSTLETLFDIDELPDLERLEQLLRADSSPAPATAVLLSKGIHKGLTGDHKDLTWVGF
- a CDS encoding glycosyltransferase 87 family protein, which codes for MRILYEQRGVQIKARAVMLVYPWWRLLVFCALFLLSVIIYILLIGAAPSNDYDVLPFLHVEILSYVPYLAACIFVLLTRPVTGRWHRVEIGTILVAALVFRAMLLRLPPGLSHDSWRYLWDALVTLHGYSPYVYAPVAKVLAPLHNSILFANSRFRTSPTIYPPGAQAIFLLSYLLRGPNLFFLKGIFLVFDMVTCIALVILLGRKGLDQRRVLLYAWCPLPIIEFAVEGHVDVITLTFTILAVLAATNTSLRGRLLTGFLIGVATLTKIYPILLLVALAPSLSVIRGGFDETTRQKADKPAPNHPRQIFWQIIRGLMRYHSPIFITCCVTIVLGYLPYFILGHGQVMGYFATYANQQGENAGIVQQFVSWWGARYHLPLASIISLEHITGILLVDAVSLLVFVLRLSDRISMEAATFLLFGIILSISSHVFSWYATTLLLWVPVLIGPLWKHKMLVGRRLAIIVVWFFTLSSIYGYFFKGIPGRPHPVPDWTPYYKFVYWPVVIGLAVAAMIAVANLDRRWWLIMKGLQRANHSTQKGH
- a CDS encoding glycosyltransferase family 2 protein, with product MMTDKIAIVIPALNEEDALLQLLAEFPRDFASWVIVVDNGSTDATAAVARSAGAIVACEPVRGYGRACLKGFKTACSLGAEIVIFMDGDGSDDPADLPRMLAPVSNFQADFVIGSRTGKYSERGAVPLQARIGNWLVSRMIQILYGVRLHDIGSFRVLRCSMLAALAMSEMTFGWPVEMLVKAARARYRIVELPIHYRRRSHGRSKVAGTITGSIKTGYFMLSTTLRYARMRDIYA